A stretch of the Hippoglossus hippoglossus isolate fHipHip1 chromosome 1, fHipHip1.pri, whole genome shotgun sequence genome encodes the following:
- the LOC117763239 gene encoding uncharacterized protein LOC117763239, translating to MSPPPPLLTRRPLSVCGSLLLSSRTLTGDAMPQIDMNVKSRRGGTRHNTCKANGLVNGHVPGTGIVNGTASHNRCPASAAKNSESTPAGILNGTKPQHMVNGYVNHWHRGKCTKAVPPRMLRKRGDAISAVTDASAGVSSRDISNGVSVNGAASLDIVALLGNCEQTAPGPSLSASAAAVKDQRRRKKFRRKKRLRTLYGSDDCPLQRDTEVASVPPQEEEDWESEIRDVTVTGWEEMCFGCCPYGPEDVLHFALRDLTLKQRDQVVLPANYSPAKRHLRPVEMSCYYALPEPGQFEDADE from the exons atgtccccccccccccccctgctcaccCGCCGCcccctcagtgtgtgtgggtcacTGCTGCTGAGCTCCAGGACTCTTACAG GTGACGCGATGCCTCAGATTGATATGAACGTCAAgagtagaagaggaggaacgCGTCACAACACCTGTAAAGCAAACGGTCTGGTCAATGGTCATGTCCCAGGCACAGGTATTGTTAATGGCACCGCCTCTCATAATCGCTGCCCAGCTTCTGCTGCTAAGAACAGTGAGAGCACACCAGCTGGCATCCTGAATGGTACCAAACCACAACACATGGTTAATGGTTATGTGAACCACTGGCACAGAGGCAAGTGTACTAAAGCAGTGCCCCCGAGGATGCTCAGGAAACGAGGAGATGCTATTTCTGCTGTGACTGATGCCTCCGCCGGGGtcagcagcagagacatttCTAATGGTGTGTCAGTCAATGGGGCCGCCAGTCTAGACATCGTAGCTTTGCTTGGTAATTGTGAGCAAACAGCACCAGGGCCCAGCCTGTcggcctcagcagcagcagtgaaggaccagaggagaaggaagaagttCAGACGTAAGAAGAG GCTACgaaccctgtatggaagtgatgattgc CCATTGCAAAGA GACACTGAAGTCGCCTCTGTGCCGccacaagaggaggaagactgGGAGAGCGAGATCCGAGACGTCACAGTCACTGGCTGGGAAGAGATGTGCTTTGGGTGCTGCCCCTatg GTCCAGAGGATGTGCTTCATTTTGCTTTGCGGGATCTGACACTAAAGCAAAGAGACCAAGTGGTCCTGCCGGCCAACTACAGCCCGGCCAAACGCCACCTACGTCCTGTCGAGATGTCCTGCTACTACGCTCTCCCTGAGCCAGGCCAGTTTGAAGACGCTGACGAGTAA